In Brevinematales bacterium, a single genomic region encodes these proteins:
- a CDS encoding caspase family protein — protein MRNLIAGVLFFIGMMSLNFALPAGAEASTLHAVLICEDEYQNPWLNNIADSVRVDFENMNRFVDILDAWSIMKVDKIVVKGTKATYNGIVDMLKGLAKGVDKDDVLLVHFAGHGGMTGGKTFLATADEKYLYRDTVEELVNAIPVRLKLVFTDACSSSIDALKSVKKMAAGAEEDREAAIKEMYKNLFLNYEGLLYATGASEGEYAWGGGEGGNYTLSLVVETLIQDPKPTWKEIHDQAAKKTQDKFDYMIKMGGLGPADLKDLKTKGITGQHPKAYSMPTLKSKGTVKIDEKVIKEDEKEQKNAKFNAEIINNVDKEITFYVDKNKNFGSGWSEKNTQKKVLQPGESITLGDNNPIKLYYMAGSGKGYKKYYELKKGKYQFVLDHYKMIQLYSTK, from the coding sequence ATGCGAAATCTGATAGCGGGTGTGTTGTTTTTTATCGGGATGATGTCACTTAACTTTGCGTTACCGGCGGGCGCGGAAGCGTCGACGCTGCACGCGGTATTGATTTGCGAGGACGAATACCAGAATCCGTGGCTGAATAATATCGCCGACAGCGTTCGGGTGGATTTTGAAAATATGAACCGTTTTGTTGACATCCTTGACGCATGGAGCATTATGAAGGTCGATAAAATTGTTGTAAAAGGGACAAAGGCGACCTATAACGGGATAGTCGATATGCTGAAGGGGCTTGCCAAGGGTGTGGATAAAGACGACGTACTGCTTGTACATTTCGCAGGACACGGCGGTATGACCGGAGGAAAAACTTTCCTCGCGACCGCCGATGAAAAATACCTTTACCGCGATACGGTCGAGGAATTGGTCAATGCGATACCCGTCCGGCTGAAATTAGTCTTTACCGACGCGTGCAGCAGTTCTATCGACGCGCTCAAGTCGGTCAAGAAGATGGCGGCGGGCGCGGAAGAAGACCGTGAAGCGGCAATCAAGGAAATGTATAAAAACCTCTTCCTGAACTACGAGGGTCTCCTGTACGCGACCGGCGCGAGCGAGGGCGAGTATGCATGGGGCGGCGGAGAGGGCGGTAATTACACGTTATCGCTGGTGGTAGAAACACTCATCCAGGACCCGAAACCCACATGGAAGGAAATCCATGATCAGGCCGCGAAAAAGACGCAGGATAAATTCGATTATATGATCAAGATGGGCGGATTAGGCCCAGCCGATCTGAAAGACCTGAAGACGAAGGGGATAACCGGCCAGCATCCTAAAGCTTACTCGATGCCGACATTGAAATCGAAGGGTACTGTTAAGATAGACGAAAAGGTGATCAAGGAAGACGAGAAAGAACAGAAAAACGCAAAATTCAATGCTGAAATCATTAATAATGTCGACAAAGAAATTACTTTCTATGTAGATAAAAATAAGAACTTCGGAAGCGGATGGAGCGAGAAGAATACCCAGAAGAAAGTGCTTCAACCCGGCGAAAGCATCACACTGGGCGATAACAATCCGATTAAACTGTATTATATGGCCGGTTCGGGTAAGGGATATAAAAAGTACTATGAGCTTAAAAAAGGGAAATATCAGTTCGTGCTCGATCATTATAAAATGATCCAGTTGTATTCGACGAAATAG
- the lpdA gene encoding dihydrolipoyl dehydrogenase has protein sequence MPEKKVKTDVVILGGGPGGYVAALRAAQLGLNVSLVESDKIGGTCLNYGCIPTKALLRSAEIYRTMRDGKNYGCIAGEISFDWAQASARKNRVVATIQKGIDGLLAKRQVNVYHGRGTVRDASEIEVETDKETFTLNTDALILATGSKAVMPPIPGIDLPGVVTSSEALAFEQLPKSIAIIGAGVIGMEFAFLFASIGVEVTLIEMLERVLPELDSDISAEVRESVNKMRINLFTSAKVERIEQDGGNLDITITEHGMEKSISAEKVLVAAGRKPNYGGFDPAELGLVIHPDRKAIAVDHGMRTSRKHVFAIGDVTNVVPLAHVASMQGEVAAENLVHHDAFVDYSAVPFVIFTYPEVAVVGVDQNAVRRPEIDSETHVFPFAAIGKSGAYGERKGFVKIHCSGKSGRVMGGAVVGPGAAEMIHEIALAVRNELTVEHIERTVHAHPTFSEAIREAAMLDTGNAIHYSE, from the coding sequence ATGCCGGAAAAAAAGGTAAAGACTGATGTAGTAATATTGGGCGGCGGCCCCGGCGGGTATGTCGCGGCGCTTCGCGCGGCTCAACTGGGTCTCAACGTATCCCTCGTGGAGTCGGACAAGATCGGCGGGACATGCCTGAACTACGGGTGTATCCCCACTAAAGCGCTCCTCCGTTCCGCGGAGATTTACCGCACGATGCGCGACGGGAAAAATTACGGGTGCATCGCGGGGGAGATCAGTTTCGATTGGGCGCAGGCCTCCGCACGGAAGAACCGCGTGGTTGCCACTATCCAAAAGGGTATCGACGGATTGCTGGCGAAGCGGCAGGTGAATGTCTATCACGGCAGGGGCACTGTCCGGGACGCTTCGGAAATAGAGGTCGAAACCGACAAGGAAACGTTTACGCTGAATACGGACGCGCTGATACTCGCGACCGGATCGAAGGCGGTAATGCCGCCGATACCCGGAATCGACCTTCCCGGAGTCGTGACCAGTTCCGAGGCGCTCGCGTTCGAGCAGCTCCCGAAAAGCATTGCTATCATAGGTGCCGGGGTGATAGGGATGGAGTTCGCGTTCCTGTTCGCGTCAATCGGCGTCGAGGTTACGCTGATTGAAATGTTAGAGCGCGTACTGCCCGAACTGGATTCTGATATATCCGCGGAAGTACGCGAGAGCGTGAATAAAATGCGGATAAACCTGTTCACGTCGGCTAAGGTTGAGAGAATAGAGCAGGACGGCGGGAATCTGGATATTACGATAACAGAGCATGGGATGGAAAAATCTATCAGCGCGGAGAAGGTATTGGTCGCCGCCGGGCGCAAGCCGAACTACGGGGGATTCGACCCCGCGGAGCTCGGGCTGGTCATTCATCCCGACCGCAAAGCGATAGCGGTCGATCACGGGATGCGGACGAGCAGGAAGCATGTTTTCGCTATCGGCGATGTCACCAACGTAGTCCCGCTCGCGCATGTCGCGTCGATGCAGGGCGAGGTGGCCGCGGAAAATCTGGTGCACCATGACGCGTTTGTCGATTATTCGGCAGTCCCGTTCGTGATATTCACCTATCCCGAAGTCGCGGTGGTCGGGGTTGATCAGAACGCAGTCCGCAGGCCGGAAATCGACTCGGAGACGCATGTTTTCCCGTTCGCGGCGATCGGTAAATCCGGGGCGTATGGGGAACGCAAGGGATTTGTAAAAATCCATTGCAGCGGAAAGAGCGGGCGCGTCATGGGCGGCGCGGTAGTCGGGCCGGGCGCGGCCGAGATGATACATGAGATCGCGCTTGCGGTACGGAACGAACTGACGGTAGAGCATATCGAACGCACAGTGCACGCGCACCCGACGTTCTCGGAGGCGATACGCGAGGCGGCGATGTTAGATACCGGGAATGCGATTCACTATTCGGAATAG